In Prunus dulcis chromosome 1, ALMONDv2, whole genome shotgun sequence, the following are encoded in one genomic region:
- the LOC117616101 gene encoding uncharacterized protein LOC117616101: MERPKTTKDIQSLTGRVAALTRFISKATDKCVPFFKALKGGKQNITWTAECDKAFQDLKNYMSKAPLLSKPLPEEILYLYLSVSGTAVSSVLIRKPEISGRLIKWAIELGEFDIQFVPRPAEKGQAVADFISELTPSTAQSTPEAVTKTVLPDELDAERFDTSTPIWGLHVDGSANQQGCGAGLVLTTPDGLKIEYALRFNFRTSNNEAEYEALLAGLRLAKSMNAKQIRIHSDSQLIVNQVTADFAAKDASMHAYLSTAHQLLQSFQAYGIKQIPRGENSHADALARLASAINDKVGRKVPVEILAQPNTAASETCTIRYEDTWMSHIYSYLTNGTLPKDKAQARKLRYRSARYTVINNVLYKRRYTTPYLKCLTAEQGDYVLREIHNGVCGDHSGSRSLAYKAFRQGYFWPTMHQDANSLVKRCDKCQRFGNVQHIPAEPLTPIVSPWPFAQWGLDLIGPMPQSKGQVKYAVVAVDYFTKWVEAEPLATITAAKMEDFVWTHICCRFGIPYAIITDNSRQFDSELFRQFCTRLKINLFFASPAHPQSNGQVEAINKIVKKLLKRQLDKAKGA, from the coding sequence ATGGAGAGGCCGAAGACGACGAAGGACATTCAAAGCCTTACCGGACGCGTGGCCGCCTTGACCCGCTTCATATCGAAAGCTACCGATAAATGTGTACCGTTCTTTAAAGCCTTGAAAGGGGGCAAACAGAATATCACATGGACTGCCGAATGCGATAAGGCATTTCAAGacttaaagaactacatgagcaaagCCCCCCTGTTGTCAAAACCACTGCCTGAAGAAATTCTCTACCTCTACCTTTCGGTATCTGGCACTGCCGTGAGTTCGGTATTGATTCGAAAACCAGAAATTTCTGGCCGATTGATCAAGTGGGCAATCGAACTCGGGGAATTCGACATACAGTTCGTTCCGAGGCCCGCCGAAAAGGGCCAGGCTGTTGCCGATTTTATCTCCGAGCTTACCCCATCAACAGCACAGTCGACGCCCGAAGCGGTTACCAAGACCGTCTTGCCGGACGAGCTAGACGCCGAACGCTTTGACACCTCAACTCCCATATGGGGTTTGCACGTCGATGGCTCGGCAAACCAACAAGGATGCGGAGCGGGCTTGGTACTGACAACACCGGACGGACTCAAGATCGAGTACGCCCTCCGATTCAACTTCCGAACCTCCAACAATGAAGCGGAATATGAAGCCCTCTTGGCCGGCCTTCGGTTAGCCAAGAGCATGAATGCAAAGCAAATCCGAATTCACAGCGACTCCCAGCTCATCGTGAACCAGGTAACGGCAGACTTCGCCGCCAAGGATGCCTCCATGCACGCCTACCTCTCAACCGCCCATCAGCTACTCCAAAGCTTCCAAGCCTACGGGATCAAACAGATCCCCAGAGGTGAAAACAGCCATGCCGACGCACTGGCGCGCCTGGCTTCGGCGATAAACGACAAGGTCGGAAGGAAGGTGCCGGTGGAGATTCTTGCCCAACCGAACACGGCAGCCTCCGAAACGTGTACCATACGGTATGAGGATACATGGATGTCTCATATCTACTCGTACCTGACGAACGGCACCCTTCCTAAAGATAAGGCCCAGGCCCGGAAGCTTAGATACCGATCAGCAAGGTACACTGTCATCAACAATGTGCTTTACAAGCGTCGCTACACCACCCCATATCTCAAATGCCTTACGGCAGAGCAGGGGGACTACGTCCTTCGGGAGATCCATAACGGTGTGTGTGGCGACCATTCTGGATCCCGGTCCCTCGCCTACAAAGCCTTTCGGCAGGGATACTTTTGGCCGACCATGCATCAGGACGCTAATTCACTAGTGAAGAGATGTGACAAATGCCAGCGCTTCGGTAACGTTCAGCATATCCCCGCCGAACCTCTGACACCGATTGTGAGCCCTTGGCCTTTCGCACAATGGGGACTAGACCTAATCGGTCCGATGCCGCAAAGCAAGGGGCAGGTAAAATATGCAGTGGTTGCCgttgactacttcaccaaatgggtggaagccgAACCTCTGGCAACCATAACGGCAGCAAAAATGGAGGATTTCGTCTGGACTCATATTTGTTGCCGATTCGGTATCCCATATGCAATCATTACCGATAACAGTAGACAATTCGATTCGGAACTCTTCAGGCAATTTTGCACCCGCctgaaaatcaacttgtttttcgcatCACCAGCCCATCCCCAGTCGAACGGTCAGgtcgaagcaataaacaaaatagtgaagaagCTACTGAAACGGCAGCTGGACAAGGCCAAGGGAGCCTAG